A single Populus alba chromosome 7, ASM523922v2, whole genome shotgun sequence DNA region contains:
- the LOC118029091 gene encoding acetyl-CoA-benzylalcohol acetyltransferase yields MKVQILARKLITPSSPTPLNLQKLKISCLDQNFPSNYYTSCIFYYPASGEEDCVNTAEKSKQLQKSLSEILTLYYPLGGRYVKGSVFIDCNDNGAEYLEAKASGCLSEFLKEGELVTELRNHLAPPLFQPEESPLLIVQFNMFECGGLAIGISVTHKIVDGFTLFTFVDAWATACRIGIDKVHSPSFQLSSFCPPKDMSSIKTFSPRSKRDNTIVEKRIVFNGAALSSLKAAAHVNVNNSGSLKYEPSRVQVVTAFIWRALIKASQARHGCLCPSYLTHIVDMRRRTALPIPGNMCGNFGTMSIAQFIPGDDSTVQLHDVVNRIHEEMSSTFSECAKASNGDDIISIVTNKMLKMKEIFETTEIDVYLFNSWSRFPIYEADFGWERPEWVSSVYAPMEVILLLDSNDGDGIEAWVRLKENTMLHFQQMLEIKY; encoded by the coding sequence ATGAAGGTTCAGATCTTAGCTAGAAAGTTGATAACTCCATCATCTCCAACTCCACTCAACCTtcagaaattgaaaatatcttGTTTAGATCAGAATTTTCCTTCAAATTATTACACATCGTGCATTTTCTACTACCCAGCCAGTGGTGAAGAAGATTGTGTTAATACTGCAGAAAAAAGCAAGCAGTTGCAAAAATCCTTATCAGAAATCTTGACCCTTTATTACCCACTTGGAGGAAGATACGTGAAAGGAAGTGTCTTCATTGATTGTAACGACAATGGGGCAGAATATTTGGAAGCCAAAGCAAGTGGTTGCCTCTCTGAATTTCTCAAGGAAGGAGAGCTTGTAACCGAGCTGAGGAATCATTTAGCTCCACCATTATTTCAACCAGAAGAAAGCCCTTTGCTTATAGTTCAGTTCAACATGTTTGAATGTGGTGGACTTGCCATTGGTATATCTGTGACACACAAGATAGTTGATGGATTCACTTTGTTTACATTTGTTGATGCTTGGGCTACCGCGTGCAGAATAGGAATCGACAAAGTTCACTCCCCAAGTTTCCAATTGTCTTCCTTCTGCCCACCAAAAGATATGTCTTCCATCAAGACTTTTTCTCCGAGGAGCAAAAGAGATAACACGATTGTCGAGAAAAGGATTGTGTTTAATGGCGCAGCTCTATCAAGTCTGAAAGCAGCTGCTCATGTCAACGTTAATAATTCAGGATCGCTGAAATACGAACCATCACGAGTGCAAGTGGTGACAGCTTTCATATGGAGGGCTCTCATCAAGGCCTCTCAAGCCAGACATGGATGCTTATGTCCTTCTTATCTAACACACATAGTTGACATGAGAAGGAGGACAGCGCTACCGATTCCAGGGAATATGTGTGGAAATTTTGGAACCATGTCAATTGCACAATTCATTCCAGGTGATGACAGCACAGTGCAGCTTCATGATGTGGTAAATCGAATCCATGAAGAAATGAGTAGCACTTTCTCAGAATGTGCTAAAGCTTCGAATGGTGATGACATAATTTCAATAGTGACAAACAAGATGCTTAAGatgaaagaaatatttgaaaCAACTGAAATAGATGTCTATTTGTTTAATTCCTGGAGTCGGTTTCCAATTTATGAAGCAGATTTTGGTTGGGAAAGGCCAGAATGGGTGAGTAGCGTGTATGCACCAATGGAGGTGATTTTGCTATTGGACTCTAACGATGGCGATGGCATTGAGGCATGGGTTCGTTTGAAGGAAAATACCATGCTTCATTTTCAACAAATGCTGGAGATCAAATATTAA
- the LOC118029093 gene encoding TMV resistance protein N — MTEPDSSPSTPQGAYDVFLSFRGQDTRKTFTDHLYTALVQAGIHTFRDDDELPRGEEISQHLLEAIQESKIFIVVFSKGYASSRWCLDELVEIFKCKYRKTGQIALPIFYDIDPSDVRKQTGSFAEAFVKHEERSKEKVKEWREALEEAGNLSGWNLKDMANGHEAKFIQYIIKEVWNKLYPKDMNVGTHPVGIDPLVNEIKDFVSNATEKVCIVGIHGMPGIGKTTIAKEVFSKLCHEFEGSSFLLNVKEKSESKDMVLLQQQLLHDILRQNAERINNVDRGKVLIKERLRHKRVLIVFDDVDHPNRLFDLMGEPSWLGPGSRVIITTTDESLLLEADQRYQVQHLNQGDSLQLFCRHAFRDTKPAKDYVELSNDVVEYCGGLPLALKVLGSCLYRKNQARWESVIDRLRNFPNSEIQKKLRISFDTLDESTLKNTFLDIACFFIGRKKEYVAKVLEGRYDYNPEDDFGTLIERSLIKVDDSGTIGMHDLLRGMGREIVKEESPENPARRSRIWSQEDAWIVLKMHMGTEVVKGLTLDVRRSEDKSLSTGSFTKMKLLKLLQISGAELTGSFERLSKVLTWICWLECPLEFLPSDFSLDYVVVIDMQYSNIRELWKEKKILNNLKILDLSYSKNLVKTPNLHSSRLEKLLLKGCSSLIEVDQSIKHSKSLVCLNIAGCSQLKELPECMGDIESFIELLADGINNEQFLSSVGHLKCVRKLSLRGHWKWDWNLPYRPSPNSSWISAFLPTPTSTIWRVLGKLKLVNCGFSERATNSVDFGGFSSLEELDLSKNEFFSLPSGIGILSKLRLLTVQECRNLVSIPELPSNLEQLDTFGCKSMQWALCYGGYAYHMFFNLWHTFSHRDKFTMIPNWFSYRGKGSSLSFHIPLVFRGLVVGVVCQRLIGLIGITKLCIRNKSNGIQLFEATISDCVGRNWLRYISISEMAMKEYCEDEELQLCVGLYTGEDDEVFECGIHVIVEKTDSFEGSEWDHESEVGRDRVVIPAPPYLSQYARYNFFEIYGKQRLGNLSKNTKDRLLERILNYHFLEYFIPLKAFSVPYDYSIIPKWFSYGGEGCSLSFDIPPDFEGLVIWALCSGATWHQELKAIIKNKSNGVQLFEATHAMPYFRSRWLGIISKREMAMEKYCGDAGLELHVILRSEKSEVVRSGIHVVIHPFGRSNYDQTPALDHDIYNKESFEGSEGDHDIDYYETSFKGSGSSDHENDNQEYSEVESDRTIPSPPYHLLHHPRHGSMRFSTRQQWKAFLIRGFSLWKTIVMQKFLPDDLN; from the exons ATGACAGAGCCAGATTCTTCTCCATCTACACCACAAGGGGCCTATGATGTCTTTTTGAGTTTTAGAGGACAAGATACTCGCAAGACATTTACAGATCATCTATATACTGCCTTAGTCCAAGCAGGAATCCACACTTttcgagatgatgatgaacttcCTAGAGGAGAAGAAATCTCCCAACATCTCCTCGaggcaattcaagaatcaaagatatTTATAGTGGTCTTCTCAAAAGGATATGCTTCTTCAAGATGGTGTCTAGATGAACTAGTGGAGATTTTTAAGTGCAAATATAGGAAAACTGGTCAGATTGCTCTTCCTATATTCTATGACATTGATCCTTCAGATGTGAGAAAACAGACTGGCAGTTTTGCAGAAGCATTTGTGAAACATGAAGAACGTTCTAAAGAGAAGGTGAAGGAGTGGAGAGAAGCTCTTGAAGAGGCAGGAAATCTATCCGGATGGAATCTCAAAGATATGGCAAATGG GCATGAAGCAAAATTTATCCAATATATTATCAAGGAAGTGTGGAACAAATTGTATCCCAAGGACATGAATGTTGGTACTCACCCAGTAGGTATTGATCCCCTTGTCAATGAAATCAAAGACTTCGTAAGTAATGCAACAGAGAAGGTTTGCATTGTGGGCATACATGGGATGCCAGGAATAGGAAAGACGACTATAGCAAAAGAAGTATTTAGTAAACTCTGCCATGAATTCGAGGGGagctcttttcttttgaatgttaaagaaaaatcagaatctAAGGATATGGTTCTTTTGCAACAACAActacttcatgatattttaagaCAAAATGCTGAGAGGATCAATAATGTTGATAGAGGAAAGGTTCTGATTAAAGAACGACTTCGGCACAAAAGAGTTCTTATTGTTTTTGACGATGTGGATCATCCAAACCGACTATTTGATTTGATGGGAGAGCCAAGTTGGTTAGGCCCTGGAAGTAGGGTAATAATTACAACTACAGATGAAAGCTTACTTCTTGAAGCTGATCAAAGATACCAGGTTCAACATTTGAACCAGGGTGACTCCCTTCAGCTTTTCTGTAGGCATGCGTTTAGGGACACCAAACCAGCAAAAGATTATGTTGAGCTTTCGAATGATGTAGTTGAATACTGTGGAGGACTTCCTTTAGCTCTTAAGGTTTTAGGTTCTTGTTTGTATAGGAAAAACCAAGCTAGATGGGAATCTGTAATTGACAGATTGAGAAATTTTCCAAACAGTGAAATTCAGAAAAAACTTAGAATAAGTTTTGACACACTGGATGAATCTACACTAAAGAATACATTTCTTGATATTGCATGCTTCTTTATTGGTAGAAAGAAAGAATACGTAGCAAAAGTGCTAGAAGGACGTTATGATTACAATCCAGAAGATGATTTCGGAACTCTCATTGAACGGTCTCTGATTAAAGTTGATGATTCTGGAACGATAGGCATGCATGATCTATTACGAGGGATGGGAAGGGAGATCGTTAAGGAAGAGTCACCTGAAAATCCTGCACGAAGGAGCAGAATTTGGAGTCAAGAGGATGCGTGGATAGTACTCAAGATGCATATG ggaACAGAAGTTGTAAAGGGCCTTACATTGGATGTGAGAAGATCAGAAGACAAATCACTAAGCACAGGATCATTtacaaaaatgaaattgttaaaattactCCAAATCAGTGGGGCAGAACTCACCGGATCTTTTGAACGGCTTTCTAAAGTGTTGACGTGGATTTGTTGGCTTGAATGTCCTTTGGAATTTTTACCATCCGACTTTTCATTGGACTACGTAGTTGTTATTGATATGCAGTACAGTAACATCAGAGAactatggaaagaaaaaaag ATACTCAACAATCTAAAGATTCTTGATCTTAGTTATTCAAAGAACCTTGTGAAAACACCAAACTTGCACAGTTCAAGACTAGAAAAACTACTACTTAAAGGTTGCTCAAGTTTAATTGAGGTAGATCAATCTATTAAACATTCAAAGTCTCTTGTGTGTTTGAATATTGCGGGGTGCTCACAACTTAAGGAGCTGCCAGAGTGCATGGGTGATATCGAGTCTTTCATTGAGCTTCTAGCAGATGGAATTAACAATGAGCAATTTCTCTCTTCAGTTGGACATTTAAAGTGTGTGAGGAAGTTGTCATTGCGCGGACACTGGAAGTGGGACTGGAACTTACCATATCGGCCTTCACCAAATTCTTCTTGGATTTCAGCTTTTCTGCCAACTCCAACTTCCACTATTTGGAGAGTATTGGGAAAGCTAAAACTTGTTAATTGTGGTTTCTCTGAACGTGCAACTAATTCTGTTGATTTTGGAGGTTTTTCCTCTCTTGAAGAGTTGGATCTATCAAAAAATGAGTTCTTCAGTCTGCCTTCTGGCATCGGCATCCTTTCTAAGCTGCGGCTTTTGACCGTTCAGGAATGCAGAAATCTTGTATCAATCCCAGAGCTTCCCTCAAATTTAGAACAGTTGGATACATTTGGTTGCAAATCTATGCAATGG GCACTATGCTACGGTGGTTACGCGTATCATATGTTCTTCAATCTTTGGCATACGTTCAGCCACAGAGATAAGTTCACTATGATTCCAAATTGGTTCAGCTACCGAGGAAAAGGAAGttcattatcatttcatataCCTCTAGTTTTCCGAGGCTTGGTCGTTGGGGTTGTCTGTCAACGCTTGATAGGTCTTATTGGAATCACCAAATTGTgtataagaaataaaagcaaCGGTATTCAATTGTTTGAAGCAACTATAAGTGATTGTGTCGGTAGAAATTGGTTGAGATACATAAGTATAAGTGAGATGGCAATGAAAGAATATTGTGAAGATGAGGAATTGCAACTGTGCGTGGGACTTTATACGGGAGAAGACGATGAAGTGTTTGAATGCGGGATCCATGTGATAGTTGAAAAGACAGATTCATTTGAAGGGTCAGAGTGGGATCATGAGTCTGAAGTTGGAAGAGATAGAGTTGTAATACCTGCTCCACCATATCTGTCTCAATATGCGCGTTACAATTTCTTTGAGATTTACGGCAAGCAACGTCTCggtaatttatcaaaaaataccAAGGATCGGCTTCTAGAG aGAATCTTGAATTATCATTTTCTCGAGTATTTTATTCCCCTCAAGGCTTTTTCCGTTCCCTACGATTATTCCATCATTCCAAAATGGTTCAGCTACGGTGGAGAAGGATGTTCATTATCATTTGATATACCTCCAGATTTCGAAGGCTTGGTCATTTGGGCTCTCTGTTCAGGTGCTACTTGGCATCAAGAATTAAAggctattataaaaaataaaagcaacggtGTTCAGTTGTTCGAAGCTACACATGCAATGCCCTATTTCCGTAGTAGGTGGCTAGGAATCATAAGTAAACGTGAGATGGCAATGGAAAAATACTGTGGAGATGCTGGATTGGAACTACATGTTATATTGAGGTCCGAAAAGAGTGAAGTGGTACGATCTGGGATCCATGTAGTGATACATCCATTTGGACGGAGCAACTACGATCAAACTCCAGCGTTGGATCATGACATTTACAACAAAGAGTCTTTTGAAGGTTCAGAGGGGGATCATGACATTGACTACTACGAGACTTCATTTAAAGGGTCAGGATCGTCGGATCATGAGAATGACAACCAAGAGTACTCCGAAGTTGAAAGCGATAGAACGATACCTTCGCCACCATATCATCTGCTTCATCATCCCCGTCATGGTTCAATGAGATTTTCTACAAGGCAGCAGTGGAAAGCTTTTTTGATTCGGGGGTTCAGCCTATGGAAAACAATAGTCATGCAAAAATTCTTACCTGATGATCTCAATTAA
- the LOC118029092 gene encoding TMV resistance protein N-like, whose product MSSRTRSFYFRMPKEKRKQSKDEENGSSSRKRRKADLNAMTEPDSSRSRPQGAYDVFLSFRGEDTRKTFTDHLYTALVQAGIHTFRDDDELPRGKEISQHLLEAIQESKISIVVFSKGYASSRWCLDELVEILKCKYRKTGQIALPIFYDIDPSDVRKQTGSFAEAFVKHEQRSEEKVKEWREALEEAGNLSGWNLKDTENGREAKFIQDIIKDVLTKLDPKYLHVPKHLVGIDPLAHNIFHFLSTAADDVSIVGLHGMPGIGKTTIAKVVFNQLCYGFGYGFEGISFLLNVKEKSEPNDLVLLQQQLLHDILRQNTEKINNVDRGKVLIKERLCRKRVLVVVDDVDHLDQLNALMGERSWFGPGSRVIITTRDERLLLEADQRYQVQELHRGDSLQLFCQHAFRDTKPAKDYVELSNDVVEYCGGLPLALEVLGSCLIGKNQARWESVIDRLRRIPEHAIQERLRISFDSLKAPNLKNTFLDISCFFIGRKKEYVAEVLEGRYGCNPEDDFGTLIERSLIKVDDSGTISMHDLLQEMGRGIVKDESPENPAQRSRIWSQEDAWKVLKMQMGTDFVKGLTLDVTRSEDKSLSTRSFTNMEDLKLLQINGVDLTGSFERLSKVLTWICWLECTLRFLPSDFALDYVFVIDMKYSNIRELWKEKKILNKLKILDVSYSKNLVKTSNLHSSRLEKLLLEGCSSLVEVDESIGHSKSLVCLNISGCSQLKELPECIGDIESFTKLLADGINNEQFLSSVGHLKCVRKLSLRGYCNWNLPYQPSPNSSWISTLLTPTFTVWRVLKKLKLVGYGLSECATNSVDFGGLSSLEELDLSGNNFFSLPSGIGILSKLRLLIVDDCRNLVSIPELPSNLERLNTVRCKSMQWALCYGGYGYQIVFNRCYTFSHRDKFTMIPNWFSYRGKGTSLSFHVPPVFQGLVIGVVCQRLIGLICTAKLCIKNKSNGIQLFEATVYARRCRSWLRYISISEMAMKEYSGDEELELCVELLGDGIGTAASNLMTYTSKSEMAMEEYCEDEELELCVGLYMGEDAEVFECGIHVIVEKTDSFEGSEWDHESEVGRDRVVIPAPPYLSQYTLYNFIEIDGKQGLSNLSKRAKDRLLEKIFVYHCDEYDTPFKALMVPYDYYDFQDWFHGEGCSLSFHIPPDFEGLLIWVVCSGGGGYQEYKAIIKNKRNGIPLFEATHARPYFRRRWVMIISKPEMAMEKYCGDDGLELHLILRSENSEVVRCGIHVIETPSGWSFDGAMLRMNHDLDNYETSFEGSEGDHDIDYYETSFEGSRSSDHKIDNQKSEVESDRTIPSPPYHLLHHPRHGSMRFSTRQQWKAFLIRGFSLWKIWIMQKFSPNDLS is encoded by the exons ATGTCTTCTAGAACAAGATCATTCTATTTTAGAATGCCGAAAGAAAAACGCAAACAatccaaagatgaagaaaatggtTCATCCTcgcgaaagagaagaaaagctgACCTCA ATGCCATGACAGAGCCAGATTCTTCTCGATCTAGACCACAAGGGGCCTATGATGTCTTTTTGAGTTTTAGAGGAGAAGATACTCGCAAGACATTTACAGATCATCTATATACTGCCTTAGTCCAAGCAGGAATCCACACTTttcgagatgatgatgaacttcCTAGAGGAAAAGAAATCTCCCAACATCTTCTCGaggcaattcaagaatcaaagatatCTATAGTGGTCTTCTCAAAAGGATATGCTTCTTCTAGATGGTGTCTTGATGAACTTGTGGAGATTCTAAAGTGTAAATATAGGAAAACTGGTCAAATTGCTCTTCCTATATTCTATGACATCGATCCTTCAGATGTGAGAAAACAGACCGGCAGTTTTGCAGAAGCATTTGTTAAGCATGAACAACGTTCTGAAGAGAAGGTGAAGGAGTGGAGAGAAGCTCTTGAAGAGGCAGGAAATCTATCTGGTTGGAATCTCAAAGATACGGAAAATGG GCGTGAAGCAAAATTTATCCAAGACATTATCAAGGATGTGCTGACTAAATTGGACCCCAAGTACTTACATGTTCCTAAGCACCTAGTAGGTATTGATCCGCTTGCTCACAATATTTTTCACTTCCTAAGCACTGCAGCAGATGATGTAAGCATTGTGGGCTTACATGGGATGCCAGGAATAGGAAAGACGACTATAgcaaaagttgtatttaatcaACTCTGCTATGGCTTTGGATATGGATTCGAGggaatctcttttcttttgaatgtcaaagaaaaatcagaacctaatgatttggttcttttacAACAACAActacttcatgatattttaagaCAAAATACTGAGAAGATCAATAATGTTGATAGAGGAAAGGTTCTGATTAAAGAACGCCTCTGCCGcaaaagagttcttgttgttgttgatgatgtggATCATCTGGACCAATTAAATGCTTTGATGGGAGAGCGAAGCTGGTTTGGTCCCGGAAGCAGGGTGATAATTACAACTAGAGATGAGCGCTTACTTCTTGAAGCTGATCAAAGATACCAGGTTCAAGAATTACACCGGGGTGACTCCCTTCAACTATTTTGTCAGCATGCGTTTAGGGACACCAAGCCAGCAAAAGATTATGTTGAGCTTTCTAATGATGTAGTTGAATACTGTGGAGGACTTCCCTTAGCTCTTGAGGTCTTAGGTTCTTGTTTGATTGGGAAAAACCAAGCTAGATGGGAATCTGTAATTGACAGATTGAGAAGAATTCCAGAGCATGCTATTCAAGAAAGGCTTAGAATAAGTTTTGACTCACTAAAAGCCCCTAATCTAAAGAATACATTTCTTGATATTTCATGCTTCTTTATTGGTAGAAAGAAAGAATACGTAGCAGAAGTGCTAGAAGGACGTTATGGTTGCAATCCAGAAGATGATTTCGGAACTCTCATTGAAAGGTCTCTAATTAAAGTTGATGATTCTGGAACGATAAGCATGCATGATCTATTACAAGAGATGGGAAGGGGGATCGTTAAGGATGAGTCACCTGAAAATCCTGCACAAAGGAGCAGAATTTGGAGTCAAGAGGATGCGTGGAAAGTACTCAAGATGCAGATG gGAACAGATTTTGTAAAAGGCCTTACACTAGATGTGACAAGATCAGAAGACAAATCACTAAGCACAAGATCATTTACAAATATGGAAGATTTAAAATTACTGCAAATCAACGGAGTAGATCTCACCGGATCTTTCGAACGGCTTTCTAAAGTGTTGACGTGGATTTGTTGGCTTGAATGTACTTTGAGATTTTTGCCATCCGATTTTGCACTGGATTACGTCTTTGTTATTGATATGAAGTACAGTAACATCAGAGAAttatggaaggaaaaaaag attctcaataaattaaagatcCTTGATGTCAGTTATTCAAAGAACCTtgtaaaaacatcaaatttgcACAGTTCAAGACTAGAGAAACTACTGCTTGAAGGTTGCTCAAGTTTAGTTGAGGTAGATGAATCTATTGGACATTCAAAGTCTCTTGTGTGTTTGAATATTTCAGGGTGCTCACAACTTAAGGAGCTGCCGGAGTGCATAGGTGATATCGAGTCCTTCACTAAGCTTCTAGCAGATGGAATTAACAACGAGCAATTTCTCTCTTCAGTTGGACATTTAAAGTGTGTGAGGAAGTTGTCATTGCGCGGTTACTGCAACTGGAACTTACCATATCAGCCTTCACCAAATTCTTCTTGGATTTCAACTTTGCTAACTCCAACTTTCACTGTTTGGAGAGTATTGAAAAAGCTAAAACTTGTTGGTTATGGTTTGTCTGAATGCGCAACTAATTCTGTTGATTTTGGAGGTTTGTCCTCTCTTGAAGAGTTAGATCTATCAGGAAACAATTTCTTCAGTTTGCCTTCTGGCATCGGCATCCTTTCTAAGCTGCGGCTTTTGATAGTTGATGATTGCAGAAATCTTGTATCAATCCCAGAGCTTCCCTCAAATTTAGAACGTTTGAATACAGTTCGTTGCAAATCAATGCAATGG gCACTGTGCTACGGTGGTTACGGGTATCAAATTGTCTTCAATCGCTGTTATACGTTCAGCCACAGAGATAAGTTCACTATGATTCCAAATTGGTTCAGCTACCGTGGAAAAGGAACTTCATTATCATTTCATGTACCTCCAGTTTTCCAAGGCTTGGTCATTGGGGTTGTCTGTCAACGCTTGATAGGTCTTATTTGTACCGCcaaattatgtataaaaaataaaagcaacggtATTCAATTGTTTGAAGCAACGGTATACGCCAGAAGATGTAGAAGTTGGTTGAGATACATAAGTATAAGTGAGATGGCAATGAAAGAATATTCTGGAGATGAGGAATTGGAACTGTGCGTGGAACTTCTGGGCGATGGGATTGGAACGGCCGCTAGCAATTTGATGACATACACAAGTAAAAGTGAGATGGCAATGGAAGAATATTGTGAAGATGAGGAATTGGAACTGTGCGTGGGACTTTATATGGGAGAAGACGCTGAAGTGTTTGAATGTGGGATCCATGTGATAGTTGAAAAGACAGATTCATTTGAAGGGTCAGAGTGGGATCATGAGTCTGAAGTTGGAAGAGATAGAGTAGTAATACCTGCACCACCATATCTGTCTCAATATACGCTTTACAATTTCATTGAGATTGACGGCAAGCAAGGTCTGAGTAATTTATCAAAACGTGCCAAGGATCGGCTTCTTGAG AAAATCTTCGTTTATCATTGTGACGAGTATGATACTCCCTTCAAGGCTCTTATGGTTCCCTATGATTATTATGACTTTCAAGATTGGTTCCATGGAGAAGGGTGttcattatcatttcatataCCTCCAGATTTCGAAGGCTTGCTCATTTGGGTTGTTTGTTCAGGTGGTGGTGGGTATCAAGAATACAAggctattataaaaaataaaagaaacggTATTCCATTGTTCGAAGCTACACATGCAAGACCCTATTTCCGTCGTAGGTGGGTAATGATCATAAGTAAACCTGAGATGGCAATGGAAAAATACTGTGGAGATGATGGATTGGAACTACATTTGATATTGCGATCCGAAAACAGTGAAGTAGTACGATGTGGGATCCATGTGATAGAGACACCATCTGGATGGAGCTTTGACGGTGCAATGCTACGGATGAATCATGACCTTGACAACTACGAGACTTCATTTGAAGGTTCAGAGGGGGATCATGACATTGACTACTACGAGACTTCATTTGAAGGGTCAAGATCGTCGGATCATAAGATTGACAACCAAAAGTCCGAAGTTGAAAGCGATAGAACGATACCTTCGCCACCATATCATCTGCTTCATCATCCCCGTCATGGTTCAATGAGATTTTCTACAAGGCAGCAGTGGAAAGCTTTTTTGATTCGGGGGTTCAGCCTATGGAAAATCTGGATCATGCAAAAATTTTCACCTAATGATCTCAGTTAG
- the LOC118029124 gene encoding 2-alkenal reductase (NADP(+)-dependent), translating to MAVSGETVSNKHVLFKNYVSGFPKESDMYVATTTTELKVPDGCNNGVLVKNLYLSCDPYMIVLMRKSIDPRTFTSYTPGSPLRGYGVGKVLDSRHPGFKEGDFVWGTVGWEEYSLITSFQPFFKIQDTDVPLSYYTGILGMPGMTAYFGFYQVCSPKKGERVYISAASGAVGQLVGQFAKLMGCYVVGSAGSKEKVDLLKNKFGFDEAFNYKEEPDLNAALGRYFPEGIDIYFENVGGKMLDAVLPNMRSRGRIAVCGMISQYNLDKPEGVFNLMTVVYKRVRIEGFVVTDYYDQYPKFLDFVLPCIREGKIKYMEDVSEGLENGPAALVGLFSGQNVGKKLVVVARE from the exons ATGGCAGTTAGTGGTGAAACAGTGAGCAACAAGCATGTGTTATTCAAGAACTATGTGTCTGGTTTCCCAAAAGAATCAGACATGTATGTTGCCACTACTACCACTGAACTCAAAGTACCAGATGGTTGTAATAATGGGGTTCTTGTTAAGAATCTCTATCTTTCTTGTGACCCGTATATGATAGTTTTGATGAGGAAGTCCATAGACCCAAGAACTTTCACTTCGTATACCCCAGGCTCT CCATTACGTGGGTATGGAGTGGGGAAAGTGCTGGATTCTAGGCATCCGGGCTTTAAAGAAGGCGACTTTGTTTGGGGGACAGTAGGCTGGGAAGAGTACAGTCTTATCACTTCATTCCAACCCTTCTTTAAAATTCAGGATACTGATGTACCCCTTTCATACTATACAGGAATTCTTG GCATGCCTGGTATGACTGCTTATTTTGGTTTCTATCAAGTTTGTTCTCCAAAGAAAGGGGAGCGCGTCTACATTTCAGCAGCATCTGGTGCTGTTGGTCAGCTTGTTGGCCAGTTTGCAAAGTTGATGGGTTGCTATGTTGTTGGAAGTGCCGGAAGTAAAGAAAAG GTTGATTTATTGAAGAACAAATTTGGGTTTGATGAGGCTTTTAATTACAAAGAGGAGCCTGACTTAAATGCTGCTCTGGGAAG ATACTTCCCTGAAGGCattgacatatattttgaaaatgttgGGGGCAAGATGCTTGATGCCGTGCTTCCAAACATGAGATCTCGTGGCCGCATTGCGGTATGTGGAATGATCTCCCAATACAATCTTGACAAACCTGAAGgtgtatttaatttaatgactgTCGTATACAAGCGGGTACGCATAGAAGGATTTGTGGTTACAGATTATTATGATCAATATCCCAAGTTCCTAGACTTTGTATTGCCTTGCATAAGAGAGGGAAAGATAAAGTACATGGAAGACGTTTCTGAAGGACTCGAGAATGGCCCTGCAGCACTGGTAGGCCTTTTCAGTGGACAAAATGTTGGGAAAAAGCTGGTTGTAGTTGCTCGTGAGTGA